A single Penaeus vannamei isolate JL-2024 chromosome 22, ASM4276789v1, whole genome shotgun sequence DNA region contains:
- the LOC138865752 gene encoding uncharacterized protein, translated as MSAVRSVDGRIILDHVGVREYWAEYFEQLYQVDPPTVSPYARDVAIPVPDPPISEDPPTLTEVRKANSKLKGGKAAEQFGFTPGKSKTDRILALQVIVERFKLLENPFSRYACGADVEVTESFTYLWSTLHVSRLSDQEVSRRIDLAAGAMNFVNSSIWRCRYLSRRTKLRVFKTLILPVLHYGNEPCVLSSALESRLNAFCNKSLRRIVGYSRQDHVSNRRLHHETGMGPVTCIIRDRQLGLYGYLAHFPVDDRVHQVLSVREILRGGGLWEDLGSCGLGSSIRPVGKN; from the exons ATGTCTGCGGTCCGCTCAGTGGATGGACGGATCATCTTAGATCATGTTGGGGTTCGTGAatattgggctgagtattttgagcaattgtatcaggtAGACCCCCCAACAGTTAGTCCGTATGCTAGGGATGTCGCAATTCCTGTgcctgacccacccatcagtgaggatcccccTACCCTAACAGAGGTTAGGAAGGCGAACTCaaagctgaagggtgggaaagctgcag agcaatttggattcactcctggcaagtccaaaacagaccgtatcctagcgcttcaaGTTATTGTAGAACGTTTCAAGTTATTGGAGAACCCGTTCAGTCGATACGCTTGCGGCGCGGATGTTGAAGTcacggagagctttacatacctttggAGCACACTTCATGTTTCTagactgtcagaccaggaagtcagtagacggatagatctggcagcaggagccatgaactttGTCAACAGTAGTATTTGGAGGTGTCGGTACCTAAGCAGGAGGACTAAGTTACGTGTCTTCAAgaccttgatactgccagttctGCATTATGGAAACGAACCCTGTGTgctatctagtgccttggagtcacgtctcaaTGCTTTTTGCAATAAATCCCTACGCCGGATTGTGGGGTACAGtcggcaggaccatgtgtccaaccgacgactccaccatgagactggcatgggacctgttacctgcataatCCGGGACCGCCAACTCGGGCTATACGGGTACCTTGCTcatttccctgtggatgaccgtGTCCATCAGGTTCTCTCTGTACGAGAAATCctgcgtggaggaggcctatgggaagacctaggaagttgtggcttgggcagctcgatcAGACCTGTCGGGAAGAACTAG